From Nocardia sp. NBC_00416:
GCGCCAGGCGCAGCTCTATCGGCGCAACGACCCGACCAAATACACCTCCTCGGGTCCGATCGGACTGACCGAAGTGCTGGTCGACGATCTCGAGCCCAGCGATCTGCGCTATCCGGAGGGCTGGCCGCTACCACTGTTCCACAATGCGGATGTGCGTTTTCTGCTGAGTCGCCGGCAGGCGCCGATGCCCTTCCACGCCCGCAATATCGGCGGTGACGAGTTGTTCTTCGTGCACCGCGGCACCGGTCGGTTCCAGACCGAATTCGGCACGCTGGACTACGAGCCCGGCGATTGGGTGCTGATCCCGAAGGCGGTGACCTACCGGCAGGTTCCGGATGCGGGGGAGCAGGCCTTGCTGATCATCGAATCCGTGGAGGAGTTCCGTGTTCCCGATCCCGGTGTCCTGGGCAGGCATCATCCTTTCGACCCCACAGTGATGGTGGTTCCCGAACCTGAGGTGTTCACCGACGGCGGCCCGGAGTGGCGGGTCCGACTGACTCGCCGGGAGGAACACGGCGAACTGATCTACGAGCACAACCCCTGCGATGTCGCGGGCTGGAAGGGCGATTACTTTCCGTTCAAATTCAATATCCGCGACTACAACCCGATTCTGTCCGAAACGGTGCATCTGCCGCCGACGGCGCAGATATTCCTGCAATCGGAGGGGGTCGTGGTACTGAACTTTCTGCCCAGGCCGGCCGAAAGCCGCACCGGCGTCGAACGATTGCCGTGGTTCCATCGCAATGCCGACTACGACGAGGTCGGTTTATTCCACAGCGGTGATCTTTACGGAGTGCAGTTGCCACCCGGGCTGCTGATGCACTCGCCGCAGGGTATTCATCACGGGCCACCGGAAAAGGCGCGGGCCCGGGCGCGCCGCAAATTCGCCGATTACGACCGGGTGAACTGGTCGATGATGTCGATCGACACCCGCCGGCCGCTGGTCGTGAATTCCGAGGTCCGCCGGCTCAGCGAGGAGCAGCAATGAGCAACTACACCAGAACTCCCTTTCTCGTCGTGTTTCCGGACACGTCGGCGGCCCGCGACACCTACGGCGGAACCGGGGAGAACGTGGCGCTGGAAGGGCATCTGCTCCGCGGCGCCGAAGACCGCGATACCGTCCTGGTCTTCATGCACCCCATCGGTGGCGGTGCTTATCTGCCGATGACCAACGCGCTGGCGCGGGCCGGTCACCACGTCATCTACTGCAACAGCCGGTACCGGGGCACCGATTCGGCGCTGTTGATGGAGAAGGTCGCCGAGGACCTCGCGGCATGTATGCGCCACGCCCGTACGGAATTCGGTTACCGCAACGTCGTTCTCGCAGGCTGGAGCGGCGGCGGTTCGCTGTCGGTCTTCTATCAGGAGCAGGCCGAGCGGGCGACTGTCACCTCCGCGCCCTCGGGTGACGGTCCGGATCTCACCGCGCTGGACATGCCGCCGGCCGATGGGCTGATGCTGCTGGCGGCGCATGTATCCCGGCACGGCACTCTCACCGAATGGCTCGACGCGTCGATTCTGGACGAGAACGACCCGACGGTGCGCGACCCGGAACTGGACCTCTACGATCCGGCCAATCCGAATCAGCCGCCGTATACCGAGGAATTCGTGCGCCGGTATCGGTCCGCGCAGATCGCCCGGAACCGGCGGATCACCGCCTGGGTCAAGGCTCGGCTCGCTCAGCTGCGCCGGTCCGGCCGCGACGCCGACGAATACGGTTTCGTCGTGCACGGCACGATGGCGGATCCGCGCTGGCTCGATCCGGCCCTGGATTCCAACGATCGGATACCCGGTACCTGCTATCTCGGTGACCCGCGGGTGGTGAACATGAGTCCGGTCGGTCTGGCCCGGTTCACCACGCTCCGGAGCTGGTTGTCGCAGTGGAGTCTCGACGACGCCCACGCCGACGGAGTGCGGGCGGCGGCCGGGGTCAGTGTGCCGGTGCTGGTCGTCGGCAATACCGCCGATGACGCGTGCACACCCGACCACACCCGTCGGTTGCACGAAGCCTTCGTCAACACCACCGCGGAGCGCTACGACGTGCAGGGCGCCACCCACTACTACTCGGGCCCGGAGCAGCGGGCACCCCTGGCCGACGCCGTGAACTGTATCGGGGACTGGTTGCACCGGCACGGCTGGGCGGGCAGCGACAGTGCGTCCGTCGTCGTAGCGGAGCTCGGTCGATGAGCGCGGAGTTGTCCACCGAAGCGGGCGACCCCGGGGATCACAGCTGGGGCGAGATCGTGCTCGGGCAGGCACGCCGGTTCCCCGACGTTGTCGCACTCACCGACGAACACGGTGGCCGGCTCGACTATCGGGGGTTGGCCGATGAGATGCGTCGCGCGGCAGGCTATTGGCGGGCCGCCGGCGTGGGCTCCGGAGATCGGGTGGCCGTTCTGGGGCGCAACAGCGTCGAACTCGTGGTGAATGTTCTCGGACTGACCTGGCTGGGCGCCGCCCCGGTGCTGTTGAACTGGCGGCTGGCGCCCGGTGAGCTCGCCGAGCTGGGGCGCCTGTGCGCCCCCCGCGCCATCGCCTACGACGCCGACTTCGCCGCGGGCGCCGCGGCGGTTCTACCGGCCGGACACCGGGTGGTCATGCTGGGCGGATCGGCCGGCGGCGCCCCCACCACGGCGGTGGAGCGCCGGAGCGCGGTCCCCGATGCTGCCGACGGCCCCGCCGCCGGTGCGGTGCTGGCATTACTGCACACCAGCGGAACCACCGGTCTGCCGAAAGTGATCGCGCTGACCCAGCAGGCATATCTCTGGGGATGCCGGCGACTGGTGACCGCGGCCGGGATGACCGAGCGCGCGGTACATCTGCGCTTCACGCCGTTGTTCCACCTGGCCGGTCTGCAGGAGATCGGATCGAGTGTGCTCAGTGGTGGCACCACCCATCTGCAGACCGCCTTCGATCCGGATATCTGGCTGGACGCGGTGGCCCTGCACGGAGTCGCGTACGGGCATCTCCCCCCGGCGACCATGCGTCGGGTGGTGGCGGCATACGAAGCCCGCGAACGCAAACCAGATCTGTCGACCCTTCGCGAGGTCTGGTACGGGACCGCTCCCGCGAGCCGGGAGCTGGTGACGGCGGCGCTGGCGGCCCTGGGCTGCGATCTGCGGCAGGTCTACGGGATGACCGAGGCGCAGAGTCCGGTGGCGCTCCTCGGCGCCGACGATCATCGGCCGGGATCGCGCGGCATCGGCACCGCGGGCCGGATCCTGCCCGAATGGGAGGTTCGTTTCCAGGCCCCCGACGGCAGCGAGGTGCCGGCCGGAGAACCCGGTGAACTCGTGGTGCGTGGCCGGCCGCTGTTCTCGGGATACTGGAGTCCGGCCGGGGCCGGGGGAAACGGCATCGACGCGGAGGGCTGGTACCGCACCGGTGACGTCGCGATCCTGGACTCCGACGGATATCTCACCGTGGTCGATCGCGTGAAGGACATGGTGATCAGCGGCGGCGAGAACATCTATCCCGCCGAGGTCGAACGGGTATTGAGCGGATACCCGCAGGTGCAGGAGCTCTCGGTGATCGGCGTACCCGACGAGCAGTGGGGCGAACGAGTGCACGCCGTGGTGGTCCCGCGAACACCCGGCGGCTTCGATACCGACGACTTCCTCCAGTGGTGCCGCGATCGGATCGCGGGCTTCAAACGTCCACGCTCGGTCGAGATCGTCGACGAACTACCCCGCAATCCCAGCGGCAAGGTGCTCAAGCGGGAGCTACGCGCCCGGCATCTCGCCTCGACAACAAGGAGCTCGTAGATGACTACGGCGACCACCGGCACCCCGGCCCTGACCAACGCGTTCGCGCGGCGGCTCGAACCGGGCCACTACCGTCGCTTGCAGGTCCGATTGGACGGTACCGTTGCCACCGTCGCGCTCAGCAGCCCGGATCACCGCAACGCCGTCGACGGGTACATGCACGACGAGATCGCGGATGTGTTCACCGCGATCCATCGGGAGCCGGTCGTGCGCGCGGTGATCCTCACCGGCGATCCGGCAGGTGGCGCGTTCTGCGCCGGCGGCAATCTGGACTGGTTGCGGGAGCAGGCGCCCACCGGCGAAGGTTACGAGGTGATCCTGCGCGGCGGCATCGAACTGGTGCGGGCGATGCTCGCGGTGCGGCAACCCGTGATCGCGCAGGTCAACGGGTCCGCGATCGGTCTCGGTGCGACGCTGGCGCTACTCGCCGACATCGTCTACGTCGCCGAGGACGCGGTATTCGCCGACCCGCACGTGGGTATCGGTGTGGTGGCGGGCGACGGCGGCGCGGCCCTGTGGCCGTTGCTGATCGGCCCGCATCGGGCGAAGGAAATGCTGATGACAGGTGATCGGCTCACCGGTCGGCGCGCCGCGGAAATGGGCCTGGTGAACCACGCAGTCCGCGCGGCGGACCTCGCGGACGAGGTGCAGGCCATGGCGCGGCGGCTGGCGGCCGGGCCGCGACTGGCCGTGGAGATGACCAAGGCATCGGTGAATCTGCTGCTGCGCCAATCGATCGAACAGGTGCTGACGGCCTCGATCGCCATGGAGGGTCTGAGTTTCCACGGCGCGGACCATCGTGAGGCGCTGCGCGCATTCGGTGAGAAGCGGGCGCCGCAGTGGGGCGGCGGCCGGGACTGACCCGCCGACCGGCGCACCGGATCGCCTCGTGATCAGTTGCGCCGGTCTCCGGCGATCAGGCCCAGTTCCGACAACCGGTCCACCGCGGCGTCGCGTTGTTCGACACCCAGCTTCTGATAGATGTGCCGCACGTGGGTTTTGACCGTGTTCTCGGAGATGTACAGTTCCGCCGCGATCTGGACATTGGTCCTGCGGGTGGGGAGGAACTGGGCGATTTCGATCTCCCGCTCGCTGAGTACGGACACCTCGCGGGAGGACCGCAGCACAACGGCGCCGATCCGGCGCACATAGGCGGGACTGGGGCCGTGCACGATATCCGCCGCGGCGCGCACACCGGCCACGAGCGGTCCGACCCCGGTGGTGAGGTCCAGCACGGTGCGCCACAGGTCGAGTTGCTCCGCCGAACGCAGGGCCGCGGTGAGGTCGGCCACCGCCTGTC
This genomic window contains:
- a CDS encoding homogentisate 1,2-dioxygenase, with the protein product MESFVQFRKGETPHHVHRDLNGLKDEELGRSGFVGRQAQLYRRNDPTKYTSSGPIGLTEVLVDDLEPSDLRYPEGWPLPLFHNADVRFLLSRRQAPMPFHARNIGGDELFFVHRGTGRFQTEFGTLDYEPGDWVLIPKAVTYRQVPDAGEQALLIIESVEEFRVPDPGVLGRHHPFDPTVMVVPEPEVFTDGGPEWRVRLTRREEHGELIYEHNPCDVAGWKGDYFPFKFNIRDYNPILSETVHLPPTAQIFLQSEGVVVLNFLPRPAESRTGVERLPWFHRNADYDEVGLFHSGDLYGVQLPPGLLMHSPQGIHHGPPEKARARARRKFADYDRVNWSMMSIDTRRPLVVNSEVRRLSEEQQ
- a CDS encoding alpha/beta hydrolase — translated: MSNYTRTPFLVVFPDTSAARDTYGGTGENVALEGHLLRGAEDRDTVLVFMHPIGGGAYLPMTNALARAGHHVIYCNSRYRGTDSALLMEKVAEDLAACMRHARTEFGYRNVVLAGWSGGGSLSVFYQEQAERATVTSAPSGDGPDLTALDMPPADGLMLLAAHVSRHGTLTEWLDASILDENDPTVRDPELDLYDPANPNQPPYTEEFVRRYRSAQIARNRRITAWVKARLAQLRRSGRDADEYGFVVHGTMADPRWLDPALDSNDRIPGTCYLGDPRVVNMSPVGLARFTTLRSWLSQWSLDDAHADGVRAAAGVSVPVLVVGNTADDACTPDHTRRLHEAFVNTTAERYDVQGATHYYSGPEQRAPLADAVNCIGDWLHRHGWAGSDSASVVVAELGR
- a CDS encoding class I adenylate-forming enzyme family protein, giving the protein MSAELSTEAGDPGDHSWGEIVLGQARRFPDVVALTDEHGGRLDYRGLADEMRRAAGYWRAAGVGSGDRVAVLGRNSVELVVNVLGLTWLGAAPVLLNWRLAPGELAELGRLCAPRAIAYDADFAAGAAAVLPAGHRVVMLGGSAGGAPTTAVERRSAVPDAADGPAAGAVLALLHTSGTTGLPKVIALTQQAYLWGCRRLVTAAGMTERAVHLRFTPLFHLAGLQEIGSSVLSGGTTHLQTAFDPDIWLDAVALHGVAYGHLPPATMRRVVAAYEARERKPDLSTLREVWYGTAPASRELVTAALAALGCDLRQVYGMTEAQSPVALLGADDHRPGSRGIGTAGRILPEWEVRFQAPDGSEVPAGEPGELVVRGRPLFSGYWSPAGAGGNGIDAEGWYRTGDVAILDSDGYLTVVDRVKDMVISGGENIYPAEVERVLSGYPQVQELSVIGVPDEQWGERVHAVVVPRTPGGFDTDDFLQWCRDRIAGFKRPRSVEIVDELPRNPSGKVLKRELRARHLASTTRSS
- a CDS encoding enoyl-CoA hydratase/isomerase family protein: MTTATTGTPALTNAFARRLEPGHYRRLQVRLDGTVATVALSSPDHRNAVDGYMHDEIADVFTAIHREPVVRAVILTGDPAGGAFCAGGNLDWLREQAPTGEGYEVILRGGIELVRAMLAVRQPVIAQVNGSAIGLGATLALLADIVYVAEDAVFADPHVGIGVVAGDGGAALWPLLIGPHRAKEMLMTGDRLTGRRAAEMGLVNHAVRAADLADEVQAMARRLAAGPRLAVEMTKASVNLLLRQSIEQVLTASIAMEGLSFHGADHREALRAFGEKRAPQWGGGRD